A genomic segment from Gossypium hirsutum isolate 1008001.06 chromosome D04, Gossypium_hirsutum_v2.1, whole genome shotgun sequence encodes:
- the LOC107898964 gene encoding probable serine/threonine-protein kinase At1g09600 isoform X2, translating into MLSRDGYPDGPTPSKSWINSSFLQIGQGTYSSVYKARDVVHNKLVALKKVRFDNHDPESVKFMAREINLLRRLNHPNVIKLEGLITSHTSCSLYLVFEYMEHDLVGLASLPGIKFSEPQIKCYMHQLLSGLDHCHSLGVLHRDIKGSNLLIDSNGILKIADFGLACHFDPHDSVPMTSRVVTLWYRPPELLLGASHYGVAIDLWSAGCILGELYSGKPILPGKTEVEQLHKIFKLCGSPSEEYWRRAKLPHSTVFKPLHPYRRCVTETFKNLPSPAVSLMDTLLSIDPVHRRTAAFALKSEFFTTQPFACDPSSLPKYPPSKEIDAKLRDEEARRQRAVGSRGSRVDMERRGQKEPISNAEQTASSQRRQPHPNLKSRSQMLNSRNADGFSGLLINPPKQTPTAKENGRDFLEYNRKKVSHSGPLVYGAAFGKSGKEPDDLTRLSSRANLSKLSGLVATRTLAPEDHRSGPLTSEPVNQAGRSRRSFHELESAGKRDVRHHMPKTTESPQTAGGRACIKEPMHGRGPRGNKIYVSGPLLAPSENVDQLLKEHDRKIQEFARRARLDKTKAGKLQAQAKQATENSLFVTARGAE; encoded by the exons ATGCTCTCAAGGGATGGATACCCCGACGGGCCAACACCTTCGAAAAGTTGGATAAA TAGTTCATTCTTGCAGATTGGCCAAGGAACTTATAGTAGTGTGTACAAGGCACGTGATGTTGTTCATAATAAACTCGTGGCTTTGAAAAAAGTGCGGTTTGATAATCATGACCCTGAGAGTGTGAAGTTTATGGCAAGGGAGATTAATCTCTTACGAAGACTCAATCATCCAAATGTTATAAAATTGGAAGGCTTGATCACATCCCATACGTCATGCAGCTTATACCTTGTTTTCGAATATATGGAACATGATCTTGTGGGACTTGCATCTCTTCCTGGAATCAAGTTTTCCGAGCCTCAG ATTAAGTGCTATATGCATCAACTTCTAAGTGGACTCGATCATTGTCACAGCCTTGGTGTCCTTCATCGTGACATAAAGGGTTCAAATCTTCTCATTGACAGTAATGGAATTTTAAAGATTGCAGATTTCGGTTTAGCATGCCATTTTGATCCTCACGATAGTGTTCCAATGACCAGTCGTGTGGTGACTCTCTGGTATCGACCACCGGAACTTTTGTTAGGAGCTTCTCATTATGGGGTTGCAATAGATTTATGGAGTGCTGGTTGCATACTCGGAGAACTATATTCTGGCAAACCTATTTTGCCCGGGAAAACAGAG GTTGAGCAACTACATAAGATTTTTAAGCTATGTGGCTCACCATCCGAGGAATACTGGAGAAGAGCAAAGTTACCTCATTCAACAGTGTTCAAGCCTCTTCATCCATATAGACGATGTGTTACTGAAACATTTAAAAACTTGCCTTCTCCTGCTGTAAGTCTCATGGACACCTTGCTTTCAATCGATCCTGTTCATCGAAGAACTGCAGCTTTTGCTCTGAAGAGTGAG TTCTTTACAACACAACCTTTTGCATGTGATCCTTCAAGTTTACCCAAATATCCTCCTAGTAAGGAGATTGATGCTAAATTGCGGGACGAAGAAGCTAGAAG GCAAAGAGCAGTTGGGAGCAGGGGTTCAAGGGTTGACATGGAAAGGAGGGGGCAGAAGGAACCAATTTCTAATGCTGAACAGACCGCATCATCGCAG AGAAGACAACCTCATCCTAATTTGAAGAGCAGGAGTCAGATGTTGAACTCTCGTAACGCAGATGGATTTTCTGGTTTATTAATTAATCCCCCTAAACAAACGCCTACTGCAAAGGAAAATGGTAGAGATTTCTTGGAGTACAATAGGAAGAAAGTTTCACATTCAGGTCCATTGGTTTATGGTGCTGCATTTGGGAAGTCTGGGAAGGAACCTGATGATCTTACTAGGCTCTCATCCAGAGCTAACTTATCCAAGTTATCTGGTTTAGTAGCAACTAGAACTTTGGCTCCTGAAGATCACAGATCTGGACCTTTGACTTCAGAACCAGTGAACCAAGCAGGCAGGTCTCGAAGATCATTTCATGAATTAGAGTCTGCAGGAAAACGCGATGTCAGACACCATATGCCTAAAACCACAGAATCCCCACAGACAGCAGGTGGAAGAGCCTGCATTAAGGAACCAATG CATGGTCGTGGTCCGAGGGGAAACAAGATTTATGTCTCGGGTCCATTACTTGCTCCATCCGAAAATGTTGATCAGTTGCTTAAAGAGCATGACCGTAAGATCCAAGAATTTGCTCGAAGAGCAAGACTTGACAAGACAAAAGCTGGGAAACTACAAGCTCAAGCAAAGCAAGCGACAGAAAATTCATTGTTTGTCACTGCTCGCGGAGCTGAATAg
- the LOC107898963 gene encoding uncharacterized protein, with translation MMALHLGANLQTIAFPLNSPATLTLNSPLKLQIQKPTTPLTHTIQTPLSSISLNCLSKFPKGSQTTTKRQTMVVSLGPGKFYGSSLPRPRIYTDTKFNPERVDSPVPVLDPLLSWAYEAHWSMGGLSFKRLRLQGRIEGNVKRLKAQRKKLLKDTPDRSLNLKKSLRGDEDDEDVSPPPAPVAVKRRRFLDLNDDDDTESENKGDDEEEVTVAKRKKKRVLRNGAVRKLGDDFERVAKNSGLVRKRGRNFSDGIGSDVKKMVEEVNDEPESEEDKKKTEAQNGRSRTSPRLARRGRY, from the coding sequence ATGATGGCGCTACATTTGGGCGCCAATCTCCAAACCATAGCTTTCCCGCTAAATTCACCCGCCACGCTTACCTTAAACTCCCCTCTAAAGCTTCAAATACAAAAGCCCACCACACCTCTCACACACACCATCCAAACCCCCCTTTCTTCGATCTCACTAAACTGTTTGTCGAAATTCCCGAAAGGGTCTCAGACTACTACTAAGCGTCAAACAATGGTGGTTTCTCTCGGTCCTGGCAAGTTCTACGGAAGCAGTCTTCCACGGCCTCGCATCTACACCGACACCAAGTTCAACCCCGAACGCGTGGATTCTCCTGTTCCAGTCCTTGATCCGCTGCTCTCATGGGCCTATGAAGCCCATTGGTCCATGGGTGGTCTCAGTTTCAAGCGCCTCCGTCTCCAAGGTCGCATAGAAGGCAACGTCAAAAGGCTTAAAGCTCAGCGCAAGAAGCTCCTCAAGGACACCCCCGACAGGAGTCTTAACCTTAAGAAAAGCTTAAGGGGCGATGAAGATGACGAAGACGTATCTCCCCCTCCTGCTCCCGTGGCGGTTAAAAGGAGGAGGTTCTTGGATCTTAACGATGACGACGACACCGAGAGTGAAAACAAAGGCGATGATGAAGAAGAAGTAACGGTGGcgaagagaaaaaagaagaggGTATTGAGGAACGGTGCGGTGCGGAAACTGGGCGATGATTTTGAGCGAGTGGCGAAGAATAGCGGCTTGGTGAGGAAAAGAGGGAGGAACTTTAGCGATGGGATAGGTAGCGATGTGAAGAAGATGGTGGAGGAGGTTAACGATGAGCCGGAAAGTGAAGAAGATAAGAAGAAAACAGAGGCGCAGAATGGGAGAAGTAGGACTTCACCAAGGTTGGCAAGGCGTGGCCGCTATTAA
- the LOC107898964 gene encoding probable serine/threonine-protein kinase At1g54610 isoform X1, with the protein MGCMSSKSAAVEDSRENHKEKLRRKGSLDKLVPRADSSRREDSVGSKDKYDGGDVKVLLIDKKTSGSNRYCYNDRAEKERIIDKFEVIETINKVENCEVANTITVGHHHLHPGSRVLNSIKGEQVAAGWPSWLVAVASDALKGWIPRRANTFEKLDKIGQGTYSSVYKARDVVHNKLVALKKVRFDNHDPESVKFMAREINLLRRLNHPNVIKLEGLITSHTSCSLYLVFEYMEHDLVGLASLPGIKFSEPQIKCYMHQLLSGLDHCHSLGVLHRDIKGSNLLIDSNGILKIADFGLACHFDPHDSVPMTSRVVTLWYRPPELLLGASHYGVAIDLWSAGCILGELYSGKPILPGKTEVEQLHKIFKLCGSPSEEYWRRAKLPHSTVFKPLHPYRRCVTETFKNLPSPAVSLMDTLLSIDPVHRRTAAFALKSEFFTTQPFACDPSSLPKYPPSKEIDAKLRDEEARRQRAVGSRGSRVDMERRGQKEPISNAEQTASSQRRQPHPNLKSRSQMLNSRNADGFSGLLINPPKQTPTAKENGRDFLEYNRKKVSHSGPLVYGAAFGKSGKEPDDLTRLSSRANLSKLSGLVATRTLAPEDHRSGPLTSEPVNQAGRSRRSFHELESAGKRDVRHHMPKTTESPQTAGGRACIKEPMHGRGPRGNKIYVSGPLLAPSENVDQLLKEHDRKIQEFARRARLDKTKAGKLQAQAKQATENSLFVTARGAE; encoded by the exons ATGGGTTGTATGAGTTCCAAGTCTGCGGCTGTCGAAGATAGTCGTGAGAATCACAAAGAGAAGCTGAGGCGAAAAGGGTCGTTGGATAAGCTTGTTCCACGTGCCGATTCGTCAAGAAGAGAGGATAGTGTTGGATCAAAGGATAAATACGATGGTGGTGATGTGAAAGTGTTGTTGATTGATAAAAAAACCAGTGGTTCCAATCGTTATTGTTATAATGATCGAGCTGAGAAGGAGAGGATTATTGATAAGTTTGAGGTGATTGAGACAATTAATAAGGTAGAGAACTGTGAGGTTGCAAATACAATTACTGTTggtcatcatcatcttcatcctgGTTCAAGGGTGTTGAATAGTATAAAAGGTGAACAGGTTGCAGCAGGGTGGCCTTCTTGGCTTGTTGCTGTGGCTAGTGATGCTCTCAAGGGATGGATACCCCGACGGGCCAACACCTTCGAAAAGTTGGATAAA ATTGGCCAAGGAACTTATAGTAGTGTGTACAAGGCACGTGATGTTGTTCATAATAAACTCGTGGCTTTGAAAAAAGTGCGGTTTGATAATCATGACCCTGAGAGTGTGAAGTTTATGGCAAGGGAGATTAATCTCTTACGAAGACTCAATCATCCAAATGTTATAAAATTGGAAGGCTTGATCACATCCCATACGTCATGCAGCTTATACCTTGTTTTCGAATATATGGAACATGATCTTGTGGGACTTGCATCTCTTCCTGGAATCAAGTTTTCCGAGCCTCAG ATTAAGTGCTATATGCATCAACTTCTAAGTGGACTCGATCATTGTCACAGCCTTGGTGTCCTTCATCGTGACATAAAGGGTTCAAATCTTCTCATTGACAGTAATGGAATTTTAAAGATTGCAGATTTCGGTTTAGCATGCCATTTTGATCCTCACGATAGTGTTCCAATGACCAGTCGTGTGGTGACTCTCTGGTATCGACCACCGGAACTTTTGTTAGGAGCTTCTCATTATGGGGTTGCAATAGATTTATGGAGTGCTGGTTGCATACTCGGAGAACTATATTCTGGCAAACCTATTTTGCCCGGGAAAACAGAG GTTGAGCAACTACATAAGATTTTTAAGCTATGTGGCTCACCATCCGAGGAATACTGGAGAAGAGCAAAGTTACCTCATTCAACAGTGTTCAAGCCTCTTCATCCATATAGACGATGTGTTACTGAAACATTTAAAAACTTGCCTTCTCCTGCTGTAAGTCTCATGGACACCTTGCTTTCAATCGATCCTGTTCATCGAAGAACTGCAGCTTTTGCTCTGAAGAGTGAG TTCTTTACAACACAACCTTTTGCATGTGATCCTTCAAGTTTACCCAAATATCCTCCTAGTAAGGAGATTGATGCTAAATTGCGGGACGAAGAAGCTAGAAG GCAAAGAGCAGTTGGGAGCAGGGGTTCAAGGGTTGACATGGAAAGGAGGGGGCAGAAGGAACCAATTTCTAATGCTGAACAGACCGCATCATCGCAG AGAAGACAACCTCATCCTAATTTGAAGAGCAGGAGTCAGATGTTGAACTCTCGTAACGCAGATGGATTTTCTGGTTTATTAATTAATCCCCCTAAACAAACGCCTACTGCAAAGGAAAATGGTAGAGATTTCTTGGAGTACAATAGGAAGAAAGTTTCACATTCAGGTCCATTGGTTTATGGTGCTGCATTTGGGAAGTCTGGGAAGGAACCTGATGATCTTACTAGGCTCTCATCCAGAGCTAACTTATCCAAGTTATCTGGTTTAGTAGCAACTAGAACTTTGGCTCCTGAAGATCACAGATCTGGACCTTTGACTTCAGAACCAGTGAACCAAGCAGGCAGGTCTCGAAGATCATTTCATGAATTAGAGTCTGCAGGAAAACGCGATGTCAGACACCATATGCCTAAAACCACAGAATCCCCACAGACAGCAGGTGGAAGAGCCTGCATTAAGGAACCAATG CATGGTCGTGGTCCGAGGGGAAACAAGATTTATGTCTCGGGTCCATTACTTGCTCCATCCGAAAATGTTGATCAGTTGCTTAAAGAGCATGACCGTAAGATCCAAGAATTTGCTCGAAGAGCAAGACTTGACAAGACAAAAGCTGGGAAACTACAAGCTCAAGCAAAGCAAGCGACAGAAAATTCATTGTTTGTCACTGCTCGCGGAGCTGAATAg
- the LOC121216132 gene encoding probable L-type lectin-domain containing receptor kinase VII.2, translating into MSPLLFSTAITFLLFFPWVSSVEFVYNTNFNSTNLLTFGDATIDSSILSITNGTFSIGRALYPSKIPVKSSSNSSKLLPFYTSFVFSIAPLKGFLPGHGFAFAFLPTAGIAGASSSQNLGLFNFSNNGNVNSSVFGVEFDVFANQEFDDINDNHVGVDVNSLKSVASSPSGFWGGSEGDKLKELKLNNGVNYQVWVEYEDSILNVTMAKVGDKRPIRPLISVFVNLSTVFLDEMHVGFAGATGQLVEGHRILAWSFSNSNSSIGNALVTTNLPSFVPPKDPVFE; encoded by the coding sequence ATGTCTCCCTTGTTGTTTTCAACTGCAATAACCTTCCTTTTGTTCTTCCCTTGGGTTTCATCTGTTGAATTCGTTTACAATACCAACTTCAACTCCACCAATCTCTTGACTTTTGGTGATGCTACCATTGATTCTTCCATCCTCTCCATCACAAACGGGACTTTCTCTATTGGTCGTGCTTTGTACCCTTCGAAGATCCCAGTgaagtcatcatcaaattcatcaaagttACTTCCTTTCTATACTTCTTTCGTTTTCTCCATTGCCCCTCTGAAGGGTTTTCTCCCAGGTCATGGGTTTGCTTTTGCCTTCTTGCCTACTGCTGGTATAGCTGGTGCCAGTTCGTCTCAGAATCTGGGTCTTTTCAACTTTTCCAACAATGGTAATGTCAATAGCAGTGTCTTTGGTGTCGAGTTTGATGTGTTTGCAAACCAAGAATTTGATGATATCAATGATAATCATGTGGGTGTTGATGTGAACTCCTTGAAATCTGTTGCTTCAAGTCCTTCAGGGTTTTGGGGAGGGAGTGAAGGTGATAAGTTGAAGGAATTGAAGCTTAATAATGGTGTGAATTATCAAGTCTGGGTTGAGTATGAAGATTCTATTTTAAATGTTACTATGGCGAAAGTGGGGGATAAAAGGCCTATAAGGCCTTTGATAAGTGTATTTGTGAACCTTTCTACTGTTTTTCTTGATGAAATGCATGTAGGATTTGCTGGAGCAACAGGCCAGTTGGTTGAGGGTCATAGGATTCTGGCTTGGAGCTTTAGTAATTCGAATTC